The following coding sequences are from one Candidatus Omnitrophota bacterium window:
- the rdgB gene encoding RdgB/HAM1 family non-canonical purine NTP pyrophosphatase, with product MKDLVIATRNEKKLRELKRYLKSIKADVVSLNEIGPAPGIREDKNTFKGNAVKKALVISKFTCGLVLADDSGLEVKALGGAPGVKSARFAGPKKKDHDNNVKVLKMLSGMPAGRRQARFVCAIAIADKGRVVKLIEEYCSGRIADSIRGRHGFGYDSIFLIPKYKKTFGQLGFKTKDRMSHRSKALKKAREFLRYYL from the coding sequence ATGAAAGATTTAGTTATAGCGACAAGGAATGAAAAGAAGCTGCGCGAGCTTAAAAGGTATTTGAAAAGCATAAAAGCCGATGTTGTTTCCTTAAATGAGATAGGGCCCGCTCCCGGTATAAGGGAAGACAAGAATACTTTTAAAGGAAATGCGGTAAAGAAGGCGCTGGTAATATCAAAATTTACCTGCGGGTTGGTGTTGGCGGATGACTCCGGCCTGGAAGTGAAGGCGCTTGGCGGCGCGCCTGGAGTCAAGAGCGCAAGATTTGCCGGGCCTAAGAAAAAAGACCACGATAATAACGTAAAAGTGCTGAAGATGCTAAGCGGTATGCCGGCCGGGAGAAGGCAGGCCAGATTTGTTTGCGCGATCGCAATTGCCGATAAAGGCAGGGTAGTTAAATTAATAGAAGAATATTGTTCCGGCAGGATAGCGGATTCGATAAGAGGAAGACACGGTTTCGGATATGATTCGATATTCCTGATACCGAAATATAAAAAGACCTTCGGCCAGCTGGGATTTAAGACCAAAGACAGGATGAGTCATCGCTCGAAAGCGCTTAAAAAAGCGCGGGAATTTTTGAGATATTATCTCTAG
- the rph gene encoding ribonuclease PH → MQRADGRKNNELRGLKITKNYIKYAEGSCLVELGNTKIIATASVEDGVPHFLRNSGNGWVTGEYGMIPRSCRSRVPREVSKGKLGGRTHEIQRLIGRALRSVTDMTKLGERTIWLDCDVIQADGGTRCASITGSFVAIALALNKMKEDGIIKDIPLSDYVAAISVGIINGEVVLDLDYDEDSKGEVDMNIVMTGNGKFIEVQGTAEREPFKREDLNKLTLLAEKGIQEIMAVQKKVLKGIKIG, encoded by the coding sequence ATGCAAAGAGCGGATGGAAGAAAAAATAACGAGCTTAGGGGATTAAAGATAACCAAGAACTATATAAAGTATGCTGAAGGTTCGTGTCTTGTCGAGCTCGGTAATACAAAGATAATCGCAACCGCGTCGGTAGAAGACGGAGTGCCGCATTTTTTGAGGAATAGCGGTAATGGCTGGGTTACGGGTGAGTATGGGATGATACCGCGTTCATGCAGGTCGCGCGTGCCCAGAGAGGTTTCAAAAGGTAAGCTTGGCGGCAGGACACATGAGATACAGAGGCTTATTGGCAGGGCGTTAAGATCCGTGACGGATATGACGAAATTGGGTGAGCGCACTATATGGCTCGATTGTGACGTTATTCAGGCCGACGGCGGCACCAGGTGCGCTAGCATAACGGGCAGCTTTGTCGCGATAGCTCTCGCGCTCAATAAGATGAAAGAAGACGGCATTATCAAAGATATCCCATTGTCCGACTATGTGGCCGCGATAAGCGTCGGCATAATAAACGGTGAAGTGGTTCTCGACCTTGACTATGATGAGGACTCGAAGGGCGAGGTCGATATGAATATTGTTATGACGGGTAACGGGAAATTTATAGAGGTCCAGGGCACAGCCGAGAGGGAACCGTTTAAAAGAGAAGACCTTAATAAATTAACACTATTGGCCGAAAAGGGGATACAGGAGATTATGGCCGTGCAGAAAAAAGTTTTAAAGGGAATAAAGATAGGCTGA
- a CDS encoding Fe-S-containing hydro-lyase, producing MIKITTPLTENVRKKLKAGDEVLLSGTILTARDAAHKRFCDILKKGKALPLNLKDAVIYYCGPTPARPGKPIGSCGPTTSSRMDSFTPALISLGLGAMIGKGDRSEEVVRAIKKHKCLYFLAIGGIGALLSAKVKSARTILFSDLGPEAVYKLEVRDFPLIVGIDSKGNNIYAKSGWKKK from the coding sequence ATGATAAAAATTACCACACCATTGACGGAAAATGTCAGGAAAAAACTTAAGGCAGGGGATGAAGTTCTTTTAAGCGGAACGATACTTACTGCCCGCGACGCGGCGCATAAAAGATTCTGCGATATTTTAAAAAAGGGCAAGGCGTTACCGTTAAATTTAAAAGATGCGGTGATATATTATTGCGGCCCTACCCCGGCTAGGCCGGGCAAGCCAATAGGTTCATGCGGCCCCACAACGAGCTCGAGGATGGATTCTTTTACCCCCGCGCTGATTTCACTCGGCCTGGGGGCCATGATAGGCAAGGGTGACAGGTCCGAAGAAGTCGTTAGGGCGATAAAGAAGCACAAGTGTTTATATTTTCTTGCTATAGGAGGAATAGGGGCGCTGCTTTCAGCGAAGGTTAAGTCCGCCAGGACGATTTTATTTAGCGATCTTGGCCCGGAAGCCGTATATAAACTTGAAGTGAGAGACTTCCCGCTTATAGTGGGAATAGATTCGAAAGGAAATAATATCTATGCAAAGAGCGGATGGAAGAAAAAATAA
- a CDS encoding fumarate hydratase, with protein sequence MREISVSKIREVVTELCLKANFELRKDILKALKMALRKETRPRAKNILKAVIENARIAKKKRLAICQDTGIVSIFLEIGSEVTIKGDLEEALYEGVEDAYKKGYLRKSVVDDSLVRKNTNTNTPSIINISIVKGDRLKVTVSPKGFGSENKSSINMLKPTASDKEIIDFVLEVVKNAGPDACPPLVLGIGIGGTFDYAAQLSKKALLRSIETKNAKKHFRGLEKDILKAVNSLGIGPMGLGGKTTALGVNIEEFPTHIAGLPVAVNVSCHATRSAEKIL encoded by the coding sequence ATGAGAGAGATAAGCGTTTCAAAGATCAGAGAAGTGGTAACCGAACTTTGCTTAAAGGCGAATTTTGAGTTACGCAAAGATATTTTGAAAGCGTTGAAAATGGCTTTAAGAAAAGAGACGAGGCCCAGGGCCAAAAATATACTCAAAGCCGTTATAGAAAATGCGCGAATAGCGAAGAAGAAACGTCTGGCGATCTGTCAGGATACAGGTATTGTCTCCATATTTTTGGAGATCGGCAGTGAGGTCACGATAAAAGGGGATTTAGAAGAAGCATTATACGAAGGTGTTGAGGACGCTTATAAAAAGGGCTATTTGCGTAAATCCGTTGTAGATGATTCCCTCGTAAGAAAAAATACAAATACAAACACCCCGTCCATTATTAATATCAGCATCGTTAAGGGCGACAGATTAAAAGTTACTGTTTCACCGAAGGGTTTTGGAAGCGAGAACAAGAGCAGCATAAATATGTTGAAGCCTACGGCATCCGACAAAGAGATTATAGATTTCGTCCTTGAGGTGGTGAAAAATGCCGGGCCGGATGCCTGCCCGCCGCTGGTTTTAGGGATAGGCATCGGCGGGACATTCGATTATGCCGCGCAGTTGTCGAAAAAAGCGCTTCTACGTTCAATAGAGACAAAAAACGCGAAGAAGCATTTCAGAGGGTTGGAAAAAGATATATTGAAGGCAGTGAATTCGCTGGGCATTGGCCCTATGGGGCTTGGCGGGAAGACAACCGCTCTCGGGGTAAATATAGAAGAGTTCCCGACACATATAGCGGGCTTACCCGTGGCTGTCAATGTAAGCTGCCATGCTACGAGAAGCGCTGAAAAGATATTATGA
- the queF gene encoding preQ(1) synthase has protein sequence MKKSSYEGLQKNIKNLKTPKIEVWKNQYPDRDYVIAIDIPEFTCICPKTGLPDFANITIKYVPDELCIELKSLKYYEIFYRDVGIFHENVVNRFLDDLVSACKPRWMEVSGEFNARGGIKTSVKAEYKA, from the coding sequence GTGAAAAAATCGTCTTACGAAGGCTTGCAGAAAAATATAAAGAACCTGAAGACTCCGAAAATCGAAGTCTGGAAAAATCAGTATCCGGACAGAGACTACGTGATTGCAATAGATATACCGGAGTTTACCTGCATATGCCCGAAGACCGGCTTGCCGGATTTTGCCAACATCACTATAAAATATGTGCCGGACGAATTGTGTATAGAATTAAAGTCGCTTAAATATTATGAGATATTCTACAGGGATGTGGGAATATTTCATGAGAATGTTGTGAATAGATTTTTGGACGATCTTGTTAGCGCGTGCAAGCCGCGGTGGATGGAAGTCTCGGGCGAGTTCAATGCGCGCGGCGGGATAAAGACGTCGGTAAAAGCAGAATATAAAGCTTAA